A region from the Persephonella sp. genome encodes:
- a CDS encoding TolC family protein: MIYRYLILFLFVFSLSYGETFDQVLRKALQKNPYLKAVENQSKEVEGEIKSARSIPNPEVSLMFGRLYSQSDESGAVLTDFSVEQPLKLWGTRKKAIEQALTKRSAYQYMFETEKRKFISGLYNAFYTALFKKEVMKIKQIEYSITKDIYRFVEKSYQLGEETKLNLFRAEKDLKVAQIELKQAETEYNISLKNLSSLAGFEIKDVEGEISAVKDPIDIDIDQIPQISYLKKLIETAEKGIALQKALAKPQVSIEFAASEDEVDLGKYEFGIGIKASIPVFYRNQGEILKLIYKKKSYINLLKQKKIYFRSKLNSLKEKYSLLKKQIQEIDQQIIPSVHNALKLGEKSFKLKEITLFELSDLRKQFIQALIYRAQTLQQIHHTYSEYIKIGGLR, translated from the coding sequence ATGATTTACAGGTATTTGATCCTGTTTCTATTTGTGTTTTCTTTAAGTTATGGAGAAACATTTGATCAGGTTCTCAGAAAAGCCCTGCAAAAAAATCCCTATCTGAAAGCCGTTGAGAACCAATCAAAAGAGGTGGAAGGTGAGATCAAATCAGCAAGATCAATCCCTAATCCTGAAGTCTCTCTTATGTTTGGAAGACTTTACAGTCAGTCAGATGAGAGCGGTGCAGTTCTTACGGATTTTTCCGTTGAACAGCCCCTTAAACTGTGGGGGACTAGAAAAAAAGCCATTGAACAAGCTTTAACAAAAAGATCTGCTTATCAGTATATGTTTGAAACAGAAAAAAGAAAATTTATATCTGGGCTTTACAATGCATTTTATACGGCACTTTTCAAAAAAGAAGTAATGAAAATCAAGCAGATTGAATACAGCATAACAAAAGATATATACCGGTTTGTTGAAAAATCCTACCAACTTGGAGAAGAAACAAAGCTGAACCTTTTCAGAGCCGAAAAAGATCTGAAAGTTGCACAGATTGAGCTGAAACAGGCAGAAACAGAATACAACATCAGCCTGAAAAATCTGTCTTCTCTGGCAGGTTTTGAGATAAAAGATGTTGAAGGAGAGATATCCGCTGTAAAAGATCCGATAGATATAGACATAGATCAGATCCCACAGATCAGCTATCTGAAAAAATTAATAGAAACTGCAGAAAAAGGAATAGCTTTACAGAAAGCTCTTGCAAAACCACAGGTAAGTATTGAGTTTGCTGCTTCAGAAGATGAGGTGGATCTTGGAAAGTATGAATTTGGAATAGGTATAAAAGCATCAATCCCTGTTTTTTACAGAAATCAGGGGGAGATATTAAAGCTTATATACAAGAAAAAAAGTTACATAAACCTGCTGAAACAAAAGAAAATATACTTCAGATCAAAACTAAACAGCCTGAAAGAAAAATACTCTTTATTAAAGAAACAGATACAGGAGATAGATCAGCAAATCATTCCCTCTGTACACAATGCTTTAAAACTCGGGGAAAAAAGCTTTAAGCTAAAGGAAATAACACTTTTTGAGCTTTCTGATCTTAGAAAACAATTCATACAGGCTCTTATTTATAGAGCCCAAACCTTACAACAGATCCACCACACTTACAGTGAATACATCAAAATAGGAGGACTGAGATGA
- a CDS encoding thioredoxin family protein yields the protein MEKVVIELLHLRGCPDCAEMIEMVKEIIEDLKDFSDKIELKLLDIFENNQRVVELGMYKCPALAINGTLQYIGAVPMKNELKSLVLFELSKVSG from the coding sequence GTGGAAAAGGTAGTTATAGAGCTTCTTCACCTGAGAGGCTGTCCTGACTGTGCAGAAATGATTGAAATGGTTAAAGAGATCATTGAAGATCTAAAAGACTTTTCTGACAAAATAGAACTTAAACTTCTGGACATTTTTGAAAACAATCAAAGGGTTGTTGAACTTGGAATGTACAAATGTCCTGCTCTTGCTATTAACGGAACTCTCCAGTATATAGGTGCCGTTCCTATGAAGAACGAACTAAAGAGCTTAGTTCTTTTTGAGCTTTCAAAGGTTTCAGGTTAG
- a CDS encoding efflux RND transporter periplasmic adaptor subunit, which produces MRFLRMAIAVFFMTSITVFAGGGHGHGHGHEGETEFELTPDIIEKLHIKWEKVSQKEVFIKKRYPAVVKDDLTLSEAVYSPVDGIIKKLFVKEGDPVKKGQKVALIYSPEIKRLIAEIKMMKVKVKNLKAVYEREKQLFKSEVIPYGRYFEAKINYENAVGELQAMEESLRAYGEIQDIYLVLKSHIDGYVAKQNVILGDSVDLSRQIFRIHSHEKLWVVAMVPVAETKFFQKGKTVSIISPLGKTRGIIDFISHKVDPETKRNDVRIIGDNSNDTLKPNMFVDVLIKKKSVKGVFIPEKAVVIKDNKYFVFKKEGDHVSPIEVILGEKVDGHYRVIDGIHEGDQIITEGVSFLKSRFLAEVEGH; this is translated from the coding sequence ATGAGATTTTTAAGAATGGCTATAGCTGTATTTTTCATGACATCAATAACTGTCTTTGCAGGAGGCGGTCACGGACACGGTCATGGACATGAAGGGGAAACAGAGTTTGAATTAACTCCCGACATTATAGAAAAACTACATATAAAATGGGAAAAAGTTTCCCAAAAAGAGGTTTTCATAAAGAAAAGATATCCAGCTGTAGTAAAAGATGATCTCACGCTATCAGAGGCAGTTTATTCACCTGTTGATGGAATAATCAAAAAACTATTTGTAAAAGAAGGAGATCCTGTAAAAAAAGGTCAAAAAGTCGCTCTCATATACTCTCCTGAGATAAAAAGGCTAATAGCTGAGATAAAAATGATGAAAGTAAAAGTAAAAAATCTGAAAGCTGTCTATGAAAGGGAAAAACAGCTATTTAAGTCAGAGGTTATACCTTACGGAAGATATTTCGAGGCAAAAATAAATTACGAAAATGCTGTTGGCGAACTTCAGGCAATGGAAGAATCACTAAGAGCATACGGCGAAATTCAGGACATATACCTTGTTTTAAAATCCCATATAGACGGCTATGTGGCAAAACAAAATGTAATATTAGGAGACAGCGTTGACCTGTCCAGACAGATATTCAGAATACATTCCCACGAAAAGCTGTGGGTGGTTGCTATGGTTCCTGTAGCAGAAACAAAATTTTTCCAGAAAGGAAAAACAGTAAGCATTATATCCCCCCTTGGAAAAACAAGGGGTATCATTGATTTTATAAGCCATAAAGTTGATCCTGAAACCAAGAGAAATGATGTAAGGATAATAGGAGACAACTCAAACGATACTCTCAAACCTAACATGTTTGTTGATGTTTTGATTAAGAAAAAAAGTGTGAAAGGTGTTTTTATACCAGAAAAAGCCGTTGTTATAAAAGATAACAAATATTTTGTTTTCAAAAAGGAAGGGGATCATGTTTCTCCTATTGAAGTAATATTAGGAGAAAAGGTTGACGGTCACTACAGGGTCATTGACGGTATTCACGAGGGTGATCAGATAATCACAGAAGGTGTATCTTTCCTCAAAAGCAGATTTCTTGCTGAAGTTGAAGGACACTAA
- a CDS encoding flavodoxin domain-containing protein has translation MGKVLVLYDTETGHTKKMAEYVAKGASKFPVEVRIKSVEEASKEDILWCDGIAVGSPTYLGVMSWRMKKFWDSIVDLWGNIDGKIGCAFSSSGGWGGGNEVACMSILTMLMNYGFLVFGVTDYTGEKFTLHYGAVCAGEPRKDEEIKACERLGERLAQWVLVYVDGKREYLKNLKN, from the coding sequence ATGGGGAAGGTTCTTGTCCTTTATGACACAGAGACAGGACATACTAAAAAAATGGCTGAATATGTTGCAAAAGGTGCCTCAAAATTTCCTGTTGAGGTTAGGATAAAATCTGTTGAAGAAGCATCAAAAGAAGACATACTGTGGTGCGACGGTATTGCTGTAGGAAGCCCAACATATCTTGGTGTGATGTCATGGAGAATGAAAAAGTTCTGGGACAGTATTGTTGATCTTTGGGGAAATATAGATGGAAAGATAGGGTGTGCATTTTCCTCATCAGGCGGTTGGGGAGGAGGAAATGAGGTTGCCTGCATGTCTATTCTCACAATGCTAATGAATTACGGCTTTTTAGTGTTTGGTGTAACAGACTACACAGGGGAAAAATTCACGCTCCATTACGGAGCTGTATGTGCAGGTGAGCCAAGAAAAGATGAGGAGATCAAAGCCTGCGAAAGATTGGGAGAAAGGCTTGCTCAGTGGGTTTTGGTGTATGTTGACGGGAAGAGGGAGTATTTAAAAAACTTGAAAAATTAA
- the folK gene encoding 2-amino-4-hydroxy-6-hydroxymethyldihydropteridine diphosphokinase: MEKVFLGIGSNVGEKIPYIKKAVTLLSKILTDMEKAPLYISKAVGFEDQPDFINTVISGYTDIEPYELFKKVKDIEKKVGRIKRFRWGPREIDIDILFYGNLLIEKDDLIIPHPRIHERDFVLKPLSDLDPDFVHPVFKKTVKELLLNLKEKSIISSLQLSTL, from the coding sequence GTGGAAAAAGTTTTTTTAGGAATTGGCTCAAATGTTGGAGAAAAAATACCATACATAAAAAAGGCTGTAACCCTTCTCTCTAAAATATTAACCGATATGGAAAAAGCCCCTTTATACATATCAAAGGCTGTAGGTTTTGAGGATCAGCCAGATTTTATAAATACAGTCATTTCAGGATACACAGATATCGAGCCCTATGAACTTTTCAAAAAAGTAAAAGATATTGAAAAAAAAGTTGGAAGAATAAAAAGATTTAGATGGGGACCAAGGGAGATAGATATAGACATACTTTTTTACGGAAATCTTCTAATAGAAAAAGATGACCTCATAATTCCCCACCCAAGAATTCATGAAAGGGATTTTGTTCTAAAACCTCTGTCAGATTTAGATCCGGACTTTGTTCACCCTGTTTTTAAGAAAACCGTAAAAGAGCTTCTTCTTAATCTTAAAGAGAAAAGTATAATCTCAAGCCTCCAGTTATCCACATTGTAA
- a CDS encoding CusA/CzcA family heavy metal efflux RND transporter — translation MIRWILQYRLLVIFALIGIISYGYYAFKTIPVDTFPDPTPIQVNIYTEAPGYSAEEVEALITKRIEMVMSGIKDVEKVRSISIPGLSYVALFFKDGTDIYFDRRLVMEKLPEAQSKLPEGIVPIMGPNTSGLGNVMIYALTTDNPEYSLTDLKVIQEWLIRPILRSIDGVEEIVQWGPEKAFLVKPYPEKLLKYNITLGDIFETLEKNGGLAGGGYTKTPEGDLVIRAVASITDVEQIKQIPVKVEHGTVIKIKDVADVVEGEVPQRRGAFTLNGKEVQGNIVVKRVHVNTKELITKLKKEIDRINTEVLPEDVKIKILYDQSYLTDKALSTIEKALLEGIILVSIAMMIYLWNVRAAVLVILSIPFTLLIAFGIMKNLGLTADLMSLGGLAIGLGLFADATVVVIENIFRHLSHNKDRIKDKEFKLEIIKLSVKEITRPVFFAILIIMVVFLPIFSFESVEGKYFKPLALTIIVALAASLFVAYVFMPVLAYFGLKPGKEKSIVMDFIEKIYIKLLKGAMKIGLALFIATVLLFGGSIYLLTKVGTEFTPELDEGAVLLEVFLDTNISREEAKKIANVIEQRAKSFDVVTNAYSTVGRAEKGEVTDVSYIETWILLKPYKEWKELKTRKEFEKALREKLKDLPVAGLVFTQPIAMRIEELLSGVRATIAVKVFGDDLKKINEIAMKVEEVAKKTEGSEDVETEIQSGRLQLQIIPKYDSLYRYGYDVERLLNLVGKYMAGVEVNEFREGLISFPVMLKLPDETINNIEKIKQIPLLRKEDGTLLRLKDVADIKVVPGFSKIRHENGLRYALVQMNLEGRDLGGFIKELRENIKKEIQLPEGYFIEFAGQFENQQRAMERLSIVVPIAILLIFILLYINYNSIRDSLLIMLNVPFATIGGILALYISGFNLSVPAAIGFIAVFGIATLNGVVLVSYIRQMLDEGFDIDESINKATRLRLRPILITATAASLGLVPILFTYDIGSEIQKPIAVVVIGGIFSSTFLTLILLPIVYKFVWKFTHKKV, via the coding sequence ATGATTAGATGGATACTTCAGTATAGATTACTTGTAATTTTTGCTCTGATAGGAATAATAAGTTACGGATACTATGCTTTTAAGACCATTCCTGTTGACACATTTCCAGACCCAACACCAATACAGGTAAATATATACACCGAGGCTCCCGGATACTCTGCTGAAGAGGTTGAAGCCCTGATAACAAAAAGAATAGAAATGGTTATGTCTGGAATAAAAGATGTTGAAAAGGTAAGGAGTATATCTATTCCTGGTCTGTCTTATGTTGCTCTGTTTTTCAAAGACGGGACAGATATATACTTTGACAGAAGGCTTGTTATGGAAAAACTTCCAGAGGCACAGAGCAAACTGCCTGAAGGTATAGTTCCAATTATGGGACCTAACACATCAGGTCTTGGAAATGTTATGATATATGCCTTAACAACAGATAACCCTGAATACTCACTTACAGATCTAAAGGTTATTCAGGAATGGCTGATCAGACCTATCCTGAGATCTATAGACGGGGTTGAGGAGATAGTCCAGTGGGGTCCTGAAAAAGCATTTCTTGTAAAACCGTATCCTGAAAAACTGCTGAAATACAACATAACTTTAGGGGATATTTTTGAGACACTTGAAAAAAATGGAGGTCTTGCAGGTGGAGGATATACAAAAACACCTGAAGGAGACCTTGTTATAAGGGCTGTAGCAAGCATCACAGACGTAGAACAGATAAAACAGATACCTGTAAAGGTTGAGCACGGAACTGTTATAAAAATAAAAGATGTGGCAGATGTTGTTGAAGGGGAGGTTCCACAGAGAAGAGGAGCATTTACCCTTAACGGAAAAGAGGTTCAGGGAAATATAGTAGTAAAAAGGGTTCATGTAAACACAAAAGAACTGATAACAAAGCTGAAAAAAGAGATTGACAGAATAAATACAGAAGTTCTCCCTGAAGATGTTAAGATAAAGATACTTTACGATCAGTCATATCTGACAGACAAAGCACTCTCAACAATAGAAAAAGCACTTCTTGAAGGTATCATACTTGTTTCAATAGCTATGATGATATATCTGTGGAATGTAAGGGCTGCTGTTCTGGTTATCCTTTCTATTCCCTTTACCCTTCTAATAGCATTTGGAATAATGAAAAACTTAGGATTGACGGCAGACCTTATGTCACTTGGAGGGCTTGCCATAGGTCTTGGACTTTTTGCAGATGCAACTGTTGTCGTTATTGAAAACATATTCAGACATTTGAGCCACAACAAAGACAGGATAAAAGATAAAGAGTTTAAACTTGAGATAATAAAACTATCTGTTAAAGAGATAACAAGACCTGTATTCTTTGCAATCCTCATAATAATGGTTGTTTTTCTTCCTATATTCAGTTTTGAGTCTGTTGAAGGAAAATACTTTAAACCCCTTGCCCTCACAATAATTGTTGCCCTCGCCGCATCGCTATTTGTTGCCTATGTATTTATGCCAGTCCTTGCATACTTCGGGCTAAAACCCGGAAAAGAAAAGTCAATTGTGATGGACTTTATAGAAAAAATATACATAAAACTGCTCAAAGGGGCTATGAAAATAGGTCTTGCCCTATTTATAGCCACAGTTTTACTTTTTGGGGGATCTATATATCTCCTGACTAAAGTGGGAACAGAGTTTACACCTGAGCTTGATGAAGGGGCAGTTCTGCTTGAAGTATTTTTAGATACAAACATATCAAGGGAGGAGGCAAAGAAGATAGCAAATGTAATTGAGCAGAGGGCAAAATCCTTTGATGTAGTTACAAATGCTTATTCTACTGTTGGCAGAGCTGAAAAGGGAGAAGTAACAGATGTGTCCTACATAGAAACATGGATACTTCTAAAGCCTTACAAGGAATGGAAAGAGTTAAAAACAAGAAAGGAGTTTGAGAAAGCACTGAGAGAAAAGCTTAAAGATCTTCCTGTAGCAGGTCTTGTTTTCACACAGCCTATAGCGATGAGGATAGAGGAACTTCTGTCAGGTGTCAGAGCTACCATAGCCGTAAAAGTTTTTGGAGATGATCTTAAAAAAATAAATGAGATAGCTATGAAAGTAGAAGAAGTAGCCAAAAAAACTGAAGGATCAGAGGATGTGGAAACAGAAATACAGTCAGGAAGGCTACAACTCCAAATAATACCTAAATACGACAGCCTGTATAGATACGGCTACGATGTAGAAAGGCTTTTAAATCTTGTAGGTAAATATATGGCAGGAGTTGAAGTTAACGAATTCAGAGAAGGACTGATAAGTTTTCCGGTTATGCTGAAACTTCCAGATGAAACGATAAACAATATTGAAAAGATAAAACAGATACCACTTCTAAGAAAAGAGGACGGAACACTTCTCAGGCTTAAAGATGTTGCCGATATAAAAGTAGTTCCTGGTTTTTCCAAAATAAGGCATGAAAATGGACTGAGATATGCCCTTGTTCAGATGAACCTTGAAGGCAGAGATCTGGGAGGGTTTATAAAAGAGCTCAGAGAAAACATCAAAAAAGAGATACAGCTTCCAGAAGGATACTTCATAGAGTTTGCAGGACAGTTTGAAAACCAGCAGAGAGCGATGGAGAGGCTCTCAATAGTTGTTCCAATAGCAATACTTCTGATATTTATCCTACTATACATAAACTACAACTCTATCAGAGACTCTCTTCTTATAATGCTTAATGTTCCTTTTGCAACAATAGGAGGAATATTGGCTCTGTATATCTCTGGCTTCAACCTGTCTGTTCCAGCTGCAATAGGTTTTATAGCTGTTTTTGGTATTGCCACACTTAACGGTGTTGTCCTTGTATCTTACATAAGACAGATGCTTGATGAAGGTTTTGATATTGATGAGTCAATAAACAAGGCAACAAGACTGAGGCTAAGACCTATTCTTATAACGGCGACAGCAGCTTCACTGGGACTTGTTCCTATACTTTTCACCTACGATATAGGCTCAGAAATACAAAAACCTATTGCGGTTGTCGTTATAGGCGGTATATTTAGTTCTACATTCCTTACACTGATACTTCTTCCTATTGTTTATAAATTTGTATGGAAGTTCACACACAAAAAGGTTTAA
- a CDS encoding type II toxin-antitoxin system CcdA family antitoxin yields the protein MGVVKKTVSIPEEIYKEAQEISENFSQIVKEALKEYLKKKKKEKILSMAGTLKKWEVEDGLEYEENMRKEDIETQEEREKSWGT from the coding sequence ATGGGTGTTGTTAAAAAAACAGTATCTATTCCAGAAGAAATTTATAAAGAAGCACAAGAAATTTCTGAAAACTTTAGCCAAATAGTAAAGGAAGCTCTTAAAGAGTATTTAAAGAAAAAAAAGAAAGAAAAAATTTTATCAATGGCAGGGACTTTGAAAAAGTGGGAAGTAGAAGATGGTTTAGAATATGAAGAAAATATGAGAAAAGAAGATATTGAGACCCAAGAAGAAAGAGAGAAAAGTTGGGGTACATAA
- a CDS encoding L,D-transpeptidase family protein, translating into MYRLILSIFLTFSFAYPYDIDKLLDEAIKEVESEKSERYYDLALKLFNEGVYKQAVKNGEIFLDKNGESYKKLDDIVLLLGISYYKLGETKKLFDLFVRYGSSDDISIDTRRKLFVYSNNLFIRKKEWKRLKIVRKKGKYLLENKKYQWKLKGKFSKFDPMVNIFRLKEGNLIGENQIFITDRNLTLIEIAKKLDMGYDELKIANPHIDPFDILKGEAVFVPRRRLLPQQDFEFGTIYINLSEKRLYYPLIIDGDPYVITFPVGIGTDNAKSPIGEFKITQKKENPEWIVPKSIREEDPSLPPIVPPGPDNPLGVRAMRLGYTDYLLHGTSKRFGIGMQVSHGCIRMYNKDVVRLFDIVRKGTKVVIAEKGYKIFKNSKVYVEIFDLKNKDKKNVRSLLKERGIDVTSYLIDFYNEEKRGFAVPLN; encoded by the coding sequence ATGTACAGACTTATTTTATCAATTTTTCTTACTTTTTCTTTCGCTTATCCATACGATATAGATAAACTTCTTGATGAAGCTATCAAAGAGGTAGAGTCTGAAAAATCTGAGAGATACTATGATCTTGCATTAAAACTATTTAATGAAGGGGTTTACAAGCAGGCTGTAAAAAATGGAGAGATATTTTTAGATAAGAACGGAGAGAGCTATAAAAAATTAGATGATATCGTTCTCCTTCTTGGTATTTCTTATTACAAACTGGGTGAGACTAAGAAGCTTTTTGATCTTTTTGTAAGGTATGGAAGCTCTGATGATATATCTATAGATACAAGGAGAAAGCTTTTTGTTTATTCAAATAATCTATTTATAAGAAAAAAGGAATGGAAAAGATTAAAAATAGTAAGAAAAAAAGGTAAATACCTGCTGGAAAATAAAAAATATCAGTGGAAGCTTAAAGGAAAATTCTCAAAATTTGACCCTATGGTAAACATATTCAGGCTCAAAGAAGGAAATCTTATAGGTGAGAACCAGATTTTTATCACAGACAGAAATCTTACCCTTATTGAGATAGCAAAAAAGCTTGATATGGGCTATGATGAGCTTAAGATAGCAAACCCACATATTGATCCTTTTGATATATTAAAAGGTGAGGCTGTTTTTGTTCCAAGAAGAAGACTACTTCCTCAGCAGGATTTTGAGTTTGGAACCATATACATAAATCTTTCAGAAAAAAGGCTTTACTATCCTCTTATAATAGATGGAGATCCGTATGTGATAACATTTCCTGTGGGTATAGGAACAGATAACGCAAAATCACCTATAGGGGAGTTTAAGATTACTCAGAAAAAGGAAAATCCAGAGTGGATTGTTCCAAAATCTATAAGGGAAGAAGATCCTTCTTTGCCTCCTATTGTTCCTCCGGGACCTGATAATCCACTTGGAGTAAGGGCTATGAGGCTCGGCTACACAGATTACCTTCTTCACGGAACAAGTAAAAGGTTTGGAATAGGTATGCAGGTAAGCCACGGCTGTATAAGAATGTATAACAAAGATGTTGTAAGGCTTTTTGATATTGTCCGGAAGGGAACAAAGGTGGTTATAGCAGAAAAAGGATATAAGATATTCAAAAACAGTAAAGTTTATGTGGAGATATTTGATCTAAAAAATAAGGATAAGAAGAATGTAAGATCACTACTGAAAGAAAGGGGGATTGATGTAACTTCTTACCTGATTGATTTTTACAACGAAGAAAAGAGGGGATTTGCAGTTCCCCTCAACTGA
- a CDS encoding HAD-IIIA family hydrolase produces the protein MKNIKEIAKGIRWFIMDVDGVLTDGGIIYDSNGNELKKFCVKDGMGITLLHNVGIKTAILTSRRSPMVEKRAKELGIYEVIQGAKNKLQLYEKLKEKYSIVDDQILYIGDDFPDLPVLKRVGFPVCVKNSPEEIKNVCVYITKKEGGDGAVREVSELLLKLQGKYEESIKKYTGD, from the coding sequence ATGAAAAATATTAAAGAAATTGCCAAAGGTATCAGATGGTTTATTATGGACGTTGATGGTGTCCTGACAGACGGAGGAATAATATACGACAGCAACGGCAATGAGCTGAAAAAATTCTGCGTAAAGGACGGAATGGGTATAACACTTCTCCACAATGTAGGAATAAAAACGGCAATTCTGACAAGCAGAAGGTCTCCTATGGTGGAAAAAAGGGCAAAAGAGTTAGGTATTTATGAAGTTATACAGGGGGCAAAAAATAAGCTTCAGCTTTATGAAAAGCTGAAAGAAAAGTATTCAATTGTTGATGATCAGATACTTTATATAGGAGATGATTTTCCTGATCTTCCTGTTTTGAAAAGGGTAGGCTTTCCTGTATGTGTAAAAAACTCTCCTGAAGAGATAAAGAATGTATGTGTATACATAACAAAAAAAGAAGGTGGAGATGGAGCTGTCAGGGAGGTTTCTGAGCTTTTGCTGAAGCTTCAGGGAAAATACGAAGAGTCTATAAAAAAATACACAGGTGATTGA
- a CDS encoding methyltransferase domain-containing protein has translation MEKDREKWNKRYSEEGYPWKTPSKIVQDFYHLSKKGKALDIACGLGRNAVFLYDKGFDVDAVDISDVALSQIKKKRPKINTIHADLDSYNIGQNRYDLIININYLNRRLIPQMKEGLKEGGVVIFETFTLKEEEGYMQPENRDYLLRPNELIHLFIDMYVVFYQERDYIKPDGEKVFLSSIVCVKKC, from the coding sequence ATGGAAAAAGACAGGGAGAAGTGGAACAAAAGGTATTCTGAAGAAGGATACCCATGGAAAACCCCTTCAAAGATAGTTCAGGATTTTTATCATCTATCAAAAAAGGGAAAGGCTCTTGACATAGCTTGTGGACTGGGAAGAAACGCTGTTTTTTTGTATGATAAAGGTTTTGATGTTGATGCTGTTGATATATCAGATGTTGCTTTATCCCAGATTAAGAAGAAAAGACCCAAGATCAACACAATTCATGCAGATCTTGATTCTTATAATATTGGGCAAAACAGATATGATCTTATCATAAACATAAACTACCTTAACAGAAGGCTTATTCCTCAGATGAAAGAAGGCTTGAAAGAAGGGGGAGTAGTTATATTTGAAACTTTTACCCTGAAAGAGGAAGAAGGGTATATGCAACCTGAAAACAGGGATTACCTTCTAAGACCTAATGAGCTTATTCATCTTTTTATTGATATGTATGTTGTTTTTTATCAGGAAAGGGACTACATAAAACCTGATGGTGAAAAGGTTTTTTTGTCATCTATCGTCTGCGTAAAAAAGTGTTAA
- a CDS encoding type II toxin-antitoxin system VapC family toxin, translating into MGYIIDTDVCIDFLKNKDYAVNLFSKILNEDCYISILTYYELLKGAYTQKQQKIIQDFVRLMEIVNLDERIIKTGAEFYRKYRKKGITLSNIDCLIMATAKEKNLKIVTRNVRHYPEVELLSEFSKKILK; encoded by the coding sequence TTGGGGTACATAATAGACACTGACGTTTGCATAGATTTTCTAAAAAACAAAGATTACGCAGTAAATCTTTTTTCTAAAATTCTAAATGAAGATTGTTATATAAGTATATTAACCTATTATGAGCTATTGAAAGGAGCTTATACACAAAAACAACAAAAGATAATCCAAGATTTTGTAAGGTTAATGGAAATAGTAAATTTAGATGAAAGAATTATAAAGACCGGAGCTGAGTTTTATAGAAAATACAGGAAAAAAGGCATCACACTGTCAAATATTGATTGTTTAATTATGGCAACAGCAAAAGAAAAAAATTTAAAGATAGTAACAAGAAATGTTAGACATTATCCTGAAGTTGAACTTTTATCAGAATTTTCAAAGAAAATATTAAAATAA
- a CDS encoding DUF2231 domain-containing protein, with protein MDFLSEFHPPVVHFAIALILTGVAFDIAGFVLNRESLRNAGFWTIVFGALAVWGAMFTGHFAEELVEDAIKGTKAYELLEQHEEIGEILPWIVSILAGFRIFLNFRQNKKLFILYLSAGLIVAGMVGFQGRLGGKMVFEHGVGVKAGKSSGIDD; from the coding sequence ATGGATTTCTTATCAGAATTTCACCCACCTGTTGTTCATTTTGCGATAGCACTGATACTGACAGGAGTTGCGTTTGATATCGCCGGATTTGTTCTGAACAGAGAAAGTCTGAGAAACGCAGGGTTCTGGACTATAGTTTTTGGAGCATTAGCTGTTTGGGGGGCAATGTTTACAGGACACTTTGCTGAGGAGCTGGTAGAAGATGCTATCAAAGGAACAAAAGCCTATGAACTTCTTGAACAGCATGAGGAAATAGGAGAGATACTGCCATGGATAGTCTCAATACTCGCAGGATTTAGAATTTTCCTAAATTTTAGACAAAACAAAAAACTGTTTATTCTTTATCTATCAGCAGGTCTGATTGTTGCCGGAATGGTTGGATTTCAGGGAAGATTAGGAGGAAAAATGGTATTTGAACATGGGGTAGGAGTTAAAGCTGGAAAAAGCAGTGGGATTGATGACTAA